From Electrophorus electricus isolate fEleEle1 chromosome 8, fEleEle1.pri, whole genome shotgun sequence, the proteins below share one genomic window:
- the exoc8 gene encoding exocyst complex component 8, protein MTDTGNRLRKQLESANFEPQGYVKQLSQQSDGDRDLQEHRQKIQTLADETAQNLKKNVYKNYRQFIETAKEISYLESEMYQLSHILTEQKGIMESVTQALLSTDKDEAAREMLAAFPKETEEVKQRTLTTLLEKVEGCKSIVETPGRCLVYNGDLLEYDADNMSQIQKVHAFLMNDCLLVATWLPNRRGVIRYKYSALYDLESFAIVNVKDNPPMKDMFKILMFPDSRIFQAENSKVKKEWLEILEETKKNKVTKDRHKKEEEVPTSPVRQEVSTNPFDEDEAPPDAEELVDLSPEWIQELPEDLDVCIAQRDFEGAVDLVDKLGEHLRDKPLSPRAKDLRDKVDERMRQLTEVLVFELSPGRSLRGGPKATRRAVSQLVRLGQSTKACELFLANRGAAVRTAVRRLRIEGATLLYVQKLCNVFFTGLLETAREFETDFAGDAGCYSAFVVWSRAAVAAFADAFSKQVFDSNESLSTAAECVKLAGEHCRHLGEIGLDLTFVLQSLLAKDVRAALRAQKDVVVEATRHRNSEEMWRRMNLMTPEALAKLKEDMRGCGVTGFERYTGADCWVNLSYTVVAFTKQTMAFLEEGLKLYSPELHMVFLESLREIILVATQHVDYSLRCEQEPEKKAFILQNASFLHETVLPVVERRFEEGVGKPAKQLQDLRKSSRLVRVNPESTTSVV, encoded by the coding sequence ATGACGGACACCGGAAACCGGCTGCGCAAGCAGCTGGAATCGGCCAACTTCGAGCCGCAGGGTTACGTGAAGCAGCTCTCGCAACAGTCTGACGGCGACAGGGACCTGCAGGAACATCGGCAGAAGATCCAGACCCTGGCCGACGAGACCGCGCAGAATCTGAAGAAAAACGTCTACAAGAACTACCGGCAGTTCATCGAGACGGCGAAGGAGATTTCGTACTTGGAGAGCGAGATGTACCAGCTGAGCCACATCCTCACGGAACAGAAGGGCATTATGGAGAGTGTAACCCAGGCCCTGCTGTCTACAGACAAGGACGAGGCAGCCAGAGAGATGCTGGCGGCCTTCCCCAAGGAGACGGAGGAGGTGAAGCAGAGAACGCTGACGACCCTCCTTGAGAAGGTGGAAGGGTGCAAGAGCATCGTGGAGACCCCGGGCAGGTGTCTAGTTTACAATGGCGACTTGCTGGAGTACGACGCGGACAACATGTCCCAGATACAGAAAGTGCACGCGTTCCTGATGAACGACTGCCTGCTCGTCGCCACGTGGCTGCCGAACAGGCGTGGGGTCATCAGGTACAAGTACAGCGCTCTCTACGATCTGGAGAGTTTTGCCATTGTCAACGTGAAGGACAACCCTCCCATGAAGGACATGTTTAAAATCCTCATGTTCCCGGACAGCCGCATTTTTCAAGCGGAGAACAGCAAGGTGAAGAAGGAGTGGCTGGAGATCCTTGAGGAGACCAAGAAGAACAAAGTCACCAAAGACAGGCacaagaaagaggaggaggtccCCACGTCGCCGGTCAGGCAAGAGGTCTCCACCAACCCGTTCGACGAGGACGAGGCGCCGCCGGACGCCGAGGAGCTGGTGGACCTGAGTCCCGAGTGGATCCAGGAGCTGCCGGAGGACCTGGACGTGTGCATCGCGCAGCGCGACTTCGAGGGCGCCGTGGACCTGGTGGACAAGCTGGGCGAACACCTGCGGGACAAGCCGCTGAGCCCGCGCGCCAAGGACCTGCGCGACAAGGTGGATGAGCGCATGCGGCAGCTGACGGAGGTGCTGGTGTTCGAGCTGTCGCCCGGCCGCTCACTCCGCGGAGGGCCTAAGGCCACGCGGCGTGCCGTGTCGCAACTCGTGCGCCTGGGCCAGTCCACCAAGGCTTGCGAGCTGTTCCTGGCCAACCGGGGGGCGGCCGTGCGCACAGCCGTCCGCCGGCTGCGCATTGAGGGCGCCACCCTCCTCTACGTCCAGAAGCTGTGCAACGTCTTCTTCACGGGCCTGCTGGAGACGGCGCGCGAGTTCGAGACAGACTTTGCCGGCGATGCCGGCTGCTACTCGGCCTTCGTGGTGTGGTCACGCGCCGCCGTGGCCGCCTTTGCAGACGCCTTCAGCAAGCAGGTGTTCGACAGCAACGAAAGCCTCTCCACGGCCGCCGAGTGCGTGAAGCTGGCCGGCGAGCACTGCCGGCACCTGGGCGAGATCGGCCTGGACCTCACCTTCGTCCTGCAGTCGCTGCTGGCGAAAGACGTGAGGGCGGCCCTGCGGGCGCAGAAGGACGTCGTCGTGGAGGCCACCAGGCACCGCAACTCGGAGGAGATGTGGCGGAGGATGAACTTGATGACCCCCGAGGCCCTGGCCAAGCTGAAGGAGGACATGCGTGGCTGCGGCGTGACCGGCTTCGAGCGGTACACGGGAGCCGACTGCTGGGTGAACCTCAGCTACACGGTGGTGGCCTTCACCAAGCAGACCATGGCGTTCCTGGAGGAAGGTCTGAAGCTCTACTCCCCCGAGCTGCACATGGTGTTCCTGGAGAGCCTGAGGGAAATCATCCTGGTGGCCACGCAGCACGTGGACTACAGCCTGCGCTGCGAGCAGGAGCCCGAGAAGAAGGCCTTCATACTGCAGAACGCCTCCTTCCTGCACGAGACCGTGCTCCCCGTGGTGGAGCGGAGGTTCGAGGAGGGCGTGGGCAAGCCGGCCAAGCAGCTCCAGGACCTGAGGAAGAGCTCCCGGCTGGTCCGCGTCAACCCGGAAAGTACCACGTCAGTGGtgtga
- the LOC113577062 gene encoding E3 ubiquitin-protein ligase TRIM9, translating to MDEELKCPVCGSLFDDPVLLPCSHSVCSGCARNILVQTPEGGEMPAHGRAPGTPDYDYLDTDKMSTHSETDSGYGSYTPCAKSPNGVRVFPPVHRHCSITCPLCHRSVSLDERGLRGFPRNRLLEAIVTRYRRSRATSVKCQLCDRNPVDAAVMCEQCDVCYCTPCQQRCHPSRGPLAKHRLVPPNPAQCAVPGLASAAAARKLATCAEHEAEDHSMYCVTCKTPVCYLCLEESKHGKHDLKPLAAMWKQHKCQLSQALNGVSDKAKDAKEFLVQLKNLLQQIQENGVEFEACLVAQCDALIEALTRQKAKLLTKVTKEKESKLKTVRDQITHCTMRLRQTTGMMEYCLEVIKENDPSGFLLISDALIKRVQVAQEQWVKGALEPKVCPEFALNVSTDPLLQAILKLDFIQAKADNPNAPPAPLLQLEKCCMQNNSATLAWRITVAPALPVEGYILELDDGNGGHYREVYIGKETVCTVDGLHFNSSYNARVKAYNSIGVGPYSKTVVLKTSDVAWFTFDPTSAHRDIVLSNDNQTASCSSYDDRVVLATATFSKGTHYWELSVDRYDNHPDPAFGVARVGAARDAMLGKDDRAWAMYVDNNRSWFMHNNSHTNRAEGGIAKGSTVGVLLDLTKHTLTFFVNKEQHGPVAFQNLEGAFVPAISLNRNVQVTLITGLEVPKNIKQ from the exons ATGGACGAGGAGCTGAAGTGCCCGGTGTGCGGCTCGCTCTTCGACGACCCCGTGCTTTTACCGTGCTCCCACAGCGTGTGCTCGGGGTGCGCGAGGAACATCCTCGTCCAGACCCCAGAGGGCGGCGAGATGCCGGCGCACGGTCGCGCCCCGGGGACCCCGGACTACGACTACCTGGACACGGACAAGATGAGCACCCACAGCGAAACGGACAGCGGCTACGGTTCGTACACGCCGTGCGCGAAGTCGCCGAACGGCGTCCGCGTGTTCCCGCCGGTGCACCGGCACTGCTCCATCACGTGCCCGCTCTGCCACCGCAGCGTCTCCCTGGACGAGCGGGGGCTCCGCGGCTTCCCGCGGAACCGGCTGCTCGAGGCGATCGTTACCCGGTACCGGCGGAGCCGCGCGACCTCCGTCAAGTGCCAGCTGTGCGACCGCAACCCGGTCGACGCCGCCGTGATGTGCGAGCAGTGCGACGTGTGCTACTGCACCCCGTGCCAGCAGCGGTGCCACCCGTCGCGCGGGCCGCTGGCGAAACACCGGCTGGTGCCGCCAAATCCCGCGCAGTGCGCCGTCCCGGGGCTCGCGTCGGCGGCCGCCGCGCGCAAGCTCGCGACGTGCGCGGAGCACGAAGCGGAGGACCACAGCATGTACTGCGTCACGTGCAAAACCCCCGTGTGCTACCTGTGTCTCGAGGAAAGCAAACACGGGAAACACGACCTGAAGCCTCTCGCGGCCATGTGGAAACAGCACAAG TGCCAACTCTCCCAGGCTTTGAACGGAGTGTCTGACAAAGCAAAGGACGCCAAGGAGTTTCTGGTCCAGCTGAAGAACCTGCTCCAACAGATCCAG gaAAATGGGGTAGAATTCGAGGCGTGTCTGGTGGCTCAGTGTGACGCGTTGATCGAAGCTCTCACGCGGCAGAAAGCCAAGCTTCTCACCAAGGTCAccaaggagaaagagagcaaactGAAG acggTGAGAGACCAGATCACACACTGCACTATGAGGCTGCGCCAGACCACGGGGATGATGGAGTACTGCCTGGAGGTCATCAAAGAGAACGACCCCAGTGGCTTCTtactg ATATCTGATGCGCTGATAAAGCGCGTGCAGGTTGCTCAGGAGCAGTGGGTGAAGGGAGCCCTGGAGCCCAAGGTTTGCCCCGAGTTTGCCCTGAATGTCAGCACAGACCCGCTACTGCAGGCCATCCTGAAGCTGGACTTCATCCAGGCTAAAG CGGACAACCCCAACGCCCCCCCTGCGCCTCTGCTGCAGCTGGAGAAGTGCTGCATGCAGAACAACAGCGCCACGCTGGCCTGGAGGATAACTGTGGCCCCGGCGCTACCGGTGGAGGGCTACATCCTGGAGCTGGACGACGGCAACGGCGGGCATTATCGG GAGGTGTACATCGGGAAGGAGACGGTGTGCACCGTGGATGGCCTCCACTTCAACAGCTCCTACAACGCTCGAGTCAAAGCCTACAACTCGATTGGCGTCGGGCCCTACAGCAAGACTGTGGTCTTAAAGACGTCAGACG TGGCCTGGTTCACCTTTGACCCTACCTCAGCTCACCGGGACATCGTCCTGTCCAACGACAACCAGACGGCCAGCTGCAGTAGCTATGACGACCGCGTGGTGCTCGCCACTGCCACCTTCTCCAAGGGCACGCACTACTGGGAACTCAGCGTCGATCGCTACGACAACCACCCAGACCCGGCGTTCGGTGTGGCGCGCGTGGGCGCGGCCAGAGACGCCATGCTGGGCAAGGATGATAGGGCATGGGCCATGTACGTGGACAACAACCGCTCCTGGTTCATGCACAACAACTCGCACACCAACAG ggCCGAGGGAGGGATAGCCAAGGGCTCCACCGTGGGGGTCCTACTGGACTTGACGAAGCACACCCTCACGTTCTTCGTCAACAAGGAGCAGCACGGACCCGTGGCCTTCCAGAACCTGGAGGGCGCGTTCGTGCCGGCCATCAGCCTCAACCGCAACGTGCAG GTGACCCTAATCACAGGTCTAGAAGTGCCGAAGAACATCAAacaatga
- the c8h1orf131 gene encoding uncharacterized protein C1orf131 homolog isoform X2, producing MKRKGEESGAEGDVDREFLDRVLNQLYDFGEGRHSKRSKKKSDKRRKRRGEEEEDEEEEEEELNEKIGGVKADSSGATVVIDDSSHESQNPVPARQESDVEIVTFLDPLKKNKPAKPETNPPEVKDHRKNPHEALSIEKARLDVHRFGLAGFQKPQQRVFEQERAIMLGARPPKKEYVNYRVYQNTIKEKKAKDAEERARRTKKKAGKRKADGCRAAPSGREPAGLLGRFKGGVLLLNRGDIQKVTSKRRK from the exons ATGAAGCGAAAAGGGGAAGAGAGCGGCGCAGAGGGCGATGTGGACCGCGAGTTTCTGGACCGAGTCCTCAACCAGCTGTATGATTTTG GAGAGGGGCGACACAGCAAGCGGTCCAAGAAGAAGAGCGacaaaaggaggaaaagaagaggtgaggaggaggaagatgaggaggaggaggaggaagagctcAATGAGAAAATCGGCGGGGTAAAAGCAGATTCAAGTGGCGCGACCGTTGTCATTGACGACAGCAGCCACGAGTCCCAAAACCCGGTACCGGCGCGGCAGGAGTCAGACGTGGAGATCGTCACGTTCCTGGATCCCCTAAAGAAGAACAAACCGGCCAAACCGGAGACTAAC cCCCCTGAAGTAAAGGACCACAGGAAAAACCCACATGAAGCTCTAAGTATAGAAAAG GCCCGGCTGGACGTCCACCGGTTCGGACTCGCGGGCTTCCAGAAACCGCAGCAAAGAGTGTTTGAGCAGGAGCGAGCCATAATGCTGGGAGCCAGG CCTCCAAAGAAGGAGTATGTGAATTACAGAGTATACCAGAATACGATAAAGGAGAAGAAGGCGAAAGACGCAGAGGAG CGCGCGCGGAGGACGAAGAAGAAAGCTGGAAAACGGAA AGCTGACGGATGCAGGGCTGCCCCCTCCGGCAGGGAGCCCGCCGGCCTGCTGGGACGCTTCAAGGGCGGCGTCCTGTTGCTGAACCGTGGAGACATTCAGAAAGTGACCAGCAAGCGAAGGaagtga
- the c8h1orf131 gene encoding uncharacterized protein C1orf131 homolog isoform X1, with protein MKRKGEESGAEGDVDREFLDRVLNQLYDFGEGRHSKRSKKKSDKRRKRRGEEEEDEEEEEEELNEKIGGVKADSSGATVVIDDSSHESQNPVPARQESDVEIVTFLDPLKKNKPAKPETNPPEVKDHRKNPHEALSIEKARLDVHRFGLAGFQKPQQRVFEQERAIMLGARPPKKEYVNYRVYQNTIKEKKAKDAEEVKSRARRTKKKAGKRKADGCRAAPSGREPAGLLGRFKGGVLLLNRGDIQKVTSKRRK; from the exons ATGAAGCGAAAAGGGGAAGAGAGCGGCGCAGAGGGCGATGTGGACCGCGAGTTTCTGGACCGAGTCCTCAACCAGCTGTATGATTTTG GAGAGGGGCGACACAGCAAGCGGTCCAAGAAGAAGAGCGacaaaaggaggaaaagaagaggtgaggaggaggaagatgaggaggaggaggaggaagagctcAATGAGAAAATCGGCGGGGTAAAAGCAGATTCAAGTGGCGCGACCGTTGTCATTGACGACAGCAGCCACGAGTCCCAAAACCCGGTACCGGCGCGGCAGGAGTCAGACGTGGAGATCGTCACGTTCCTGGATCCCCTAAAGAAGAACAAACCGGCCAAACCGGAGACTAAC cCCCCTGAAGTAAAGGACCACAGGAAAAACCCACATGAAGCTCTAAGTATAGAAAAG GCCCGGCTGGACGTCCACCGGTTCGGACTCGCGGGCTTCCAGAAACCGCAGCAAAGAGTGTTTGAGCAGGAGCGAGCCATAATGCTGGGAGCCAGG CCTCCAAAGAAGGAGTATGTGAATTACAGAGTATACCAGAATACGATAAAGGAGAAGAAGGCGAAAGACGCAGAGGAGGTGAAGTCC CGCGCGCGGAGGACGAAGAAGAAAGCTGGAAAACGGAA AGCTGACGGATGCAGGGCTGCCCCCTCCGGCAGGGAGCCCGCCGGCCTGCTGGGACGCTTCAAGGGCGGCGTCCTGTTGCTGAACCGTGGAGACATTCAGAAAGTGACCAGCAAGCGAAGGaagtga
- the gnpat gene encoding dihydroxyacetone phosphate acyltransferase — protein MASVLYSPRDPGLKKRDELEDMLEERRRSSDARHALRCYAPAVYKGLAPREVSALRGAVLQSDALQHVIGQVSAECGERRELVQEEAAHLLDEMAHRLRLGTVRFFAYVLSKVFKTLFRSVRVNEEGVQRLQQAIQDHPVVLLPSHRSYMDFLMMSYILYTYDLALPVIAAGMDFMSMKVVGEMLRMSGAFFIRRSFGGDKLYWAVFSEYVKTMLRTGYAPIEFFLEGTRSRTGKSLTPKTGLLNIVMEPFFKGEVFDIHLVPVSISYDRILEESLYARELLGVPKPKETTSGLLKARQILREDYGVMHVYFGHPVSVRSLAQGRVKRSQYNLVPRHIPQRPCLAAQALVGEAAFRLVRLQEQAMVLRPWTLVATLLLQNPDGMDLPVLEEQAAWLRRLALSFGAFLDWPDCKPCREVVGAGLALHKNLARVSGGRVRLAVAETPGVGQTAEELAFDRAVGVLSCASYRNQILHVFIRPALLSVALRTANSSRKDEVYTCFNFLWTVFSNEFILCPGASVQDFEEACYLLGKCCAVQESQQDIVMSEGGHATLAFLRALLDPFLQGYQVVCQYLCKETEENLRENKFVPAARNFALQLILAGTLKCYEALSSDLQKNALAALVQLEAVTKVKVGDQVTLKVNRRAASSLEDMLGGRIPTQKPVHARL, from the exons ATGGCGTCCGTGCTGTATTCG CCGCGAGACCCCGGGCTGAAGAAGAGGGACGAGCTCGAGGACATGCTCGAGGAGAGGCGCCGCTCCAGCGACGCGCGGCACGCGCTGCGCTGCTACGCGCCCGCGGTCTACAAGGGGCTCGCGCCGCGCGAGGTGAGCGCGCTCCGGGGCGCCGTCCTGCAGTCCGACGCGCTGCAGCACGTGATCGGCCAG gTGTCCGCGGAGTGTGGGGAGCGTCGCGAGCTGGTGCAGGAGGAGGCCGCCCACCTGCTGGACGAGATGGCCCACCGCCTCCGGCTCGGCACGGTGCGCTTCTTCGCCTACGTGCTGAGCAAGGTCTTCAAGACCCTCTTCCGCAGTGTGCGCGTCAACGAGGAGGGCGTTCAGAGG TTGCAGCAAGCTATTCAGGATCACCCGGTGGTGCTCCTGCCCAGTCACCGTAGCTACATGGACTTCCTGATGATGTCATACATCCTCTACACCTACGACCTGGCTCTGCCGGTCATCGCCGCGGGAATGG ATTTCATGAGCATGAAGGTTGTCGGGGAGATGCTGCGAATGTCCGGGGCGTTCTTCATCCGGCGCTCCTTCGGGGGAGATAAACTCTACTGGGCCGTCTTCTCCGAATACGTGAAGACCATGCTGAGG ACCGGCTATGCGCCCATCGAGTTCTTCCTGGAGGGAACAAGGAGCCGGACAGGGAAGTCCCTGACGCCCAAGACAG gtctaCTGAACATCGTAATGGAACCTTTCTTTAAAGGGGAAGTGTTTGACATCCACCTGGTCCCAGTCAGCATCAGCTACGACCGGATTCTAGAAGAATCTCTGTACGCGCGCGAGCTCCTTGGGGTGCCCAAGCCCAAAGAGACCACGTCC ggtctTCTGAAAGCCAGACAGATCCTGCGCGAGGACTACGGCGTCATGCATGTGTACTTCGGTCACCCCGTGTCCGTGCGCAGTCTGGCCCAGGGCCGCGTTAAGCGCTCGCAGTACAACCTGGTGCCCAG GCACATCCCCCAGAGGCCGTGCCTGGCCGCCCAGGCTCTGGTGGGCGAGGCGGCGTTCCGTCTGGTCCGTCTGCAGGAGCAGGCCATGGTGCTCCGGCCATGGACGCTGGTGGCCACGCTGCTACTCCAGAACCCCGACGGCATGGACCTGCCTGTCCTCGAGGAGCAGGCCGCCTGGCTCCGCCGCCTGGCCCTGTCCTTCGGAGCCTTCCTGGACTGGCCGG ATTGCAAACCCTGCCGCGAGGTGGTCGGCGCCGGCCTGGCCCTGCACAAGAACCTGGCCCGCGTGTCCGGGGGCCGCGTGCGACTGGCCGTCGCCGAGACGCCAGGGGTGGGTCAGACGGCCGAGGAGCTGGCGTTCGACCGGGCGGTCGGCGTGCTCTCTTGCGCCTCCTACAGGAACCAGATCCTGCACGTGTTCATCAGGCCTGCTCTGCTGTCAGTGGCCCTGCGGACTGCTAACTCCAGCAGGAAag ATGAGGTCTACACCTGCTTCAACTTCCTGTGGACTGTGTTCTCCAATGAGTTTATCCTCTGCCCCGGGGCCTCGGTGCAG gACTTTGAGGAGGCGTGTTACCTCCTGGGAAAGTGTTGTGCCGTCCAGGAGTCACAGCAGGACATTGTGATGTCAGAGGGCGGACACGCGACCCTGGCCTTCCTGCGTGCACTCCTAGACCCTTTCCTGCAGGGATACCAG GTGGTGTGCCAGTATCTGTGTAAGGAGACGGAGGAGAACCTTCGTGAGAATAAGTTCGTTCCAGCAGCGAGGAACTTCGCCCTCCAACTCATCCTAGCAG GAACCCTGAAGTGCTACGAGGCCTTGTCATCGGACCTGCAGAAGAACGCCCTCGCCGCCCTGGTCCAGCTGGAGGCCGTCACGAAGGTCAAAGT CGGTGATCAGGTGACACTGAAGGTCAACAGGAGGGCAGCGAGCTCGCTGGAGGACATGCTGG GGGGCAGAATTCCTACCCAGAAACCTGTCCACGCGCGACTGTGA